The following are encoded together in the Lathyrus oleraceus cultivar Zhongwan6 chromosome 3, CAAS_Psat_ZW6_1.0, whole genome shotgun sequence genome:
- the LOC127130176 gene encoding uncharacterized protein LOC127130176 produces the protein MSMLTKNNYDNWSIKMKSLLRAQDVWDIVDKGFNEQDEALLSQGVKETLRESRKRDKKVLFLIHQSVDEDTFEKISNATTAIEAWDKLQTCNKGVEQVKKIRLQTLRGDFERLFMEESESISDYFSRVLAVINQLKRNGEDVDEVKVMEKILRTLNPSFDFIVTNIKENKDLKTMTIEQLMGSLEAYEEKQKRKIKQKEAMEQLLQLNIKEANYANYKSQRGRGCGQDRGCGRGHGGEGRGSYNNYFNNGERSWNPQATRGRGRGNSWSRCDKSQIKCFNCNKIGQYASECRFSKKVVEKANFVEEKGREEETLLLACQNQVEEKRNKWYLDTSTSNHMCGDRSMFVDINEATTGNVSFEDDSKIPVKGKGKILIRLKNGSHQFISNVYYVPNMKNNILSLGQLLEKGYDIHLKEHSIFLRDCRHNLIAKMPMSNNRMFLLNIQNDVAKCLKTCYTNSSWLWHLRFGHLNFDSLKCLSKKEMVRGLLSINHPDQLCEGCLVGKQFRKRFPKE, from the coding sequence ATGTCGATGCTCACAAAGAACAACTATGACAATTGGAGTATCAAGATGAAGTCGCTACTAAGAGCTCAAGATGTGTGGGATATCGTTGATAAAGGCTTCAATGAGCAAGATGAAGCCTTGCTAAGCCAAGGTGTAAAGGAGACATTGAGGGAGTCAAGAAAGAGAGACAAGAAAGTTCTCTTCCTCATTCATCAATCGGTGGATGAAGATACATTTGAGAAGATCTCCAACGCAACGACGGCCATAGAAGCATGGGACAAACTTCAAACTTGCAACAAAGGAGTGGAACAGGTGAAAAAGATTCGTCTTCAAACTCTTAGAGGTGATTTTGAACGTTTATTTATGGAAGAGTCCGAGTCAATTTCTGATTATTTTTCTCGAGTATTGGCCGTAATCAATCAACTTAAAAGAAATGGTGAAGATGTTGATGAGGTAAAAGTCATGGAGAAAATACTTCGCACTTTAAATCCAAGTTTTGACTTCATTGTTACCAACATTAAAGAAAACAAGGATTTAAAGACCATGACTATTGAGCAACTCATGGGTTCCTTAGAAGCATAcgaagaaaaacaaaagagaaaaattaaaCAAAAGGAGGCTATGGAGCAACTACTACAACTCAACATAAAGGAAGCAAATTATGCGAATTACAAGAGTCAAAGAGGACGAGGTTGTGGCCAAGATCGTGGGTGTGGACGAGGACATGGAGGAGAAGGAAGAGGCAGTTACAACAACTACTTTAACAATGGAGAAAGAAGTTGGAATCCACAAGCAACAAGAGGTCGTGGAAGAGGAAATTCATGGTCGAGGTGTGACAAATCACAAATCAAGTGCTTCAACTGCAACAAGATCGGTCAATATGCATCTGAGTGTAGATTCTCGAAGAAAGTTGTGGAGAAAGCTAACTTTGTAGAAGAAAAAGGCAGAGAAGAAGAAACTTTGTTGCTCGCGTGCCAAAACCAAGttgaagagaaaagaaacaaATGGTACCTCGACACCAGCACAAGCAATCACATGTGTGGCGATCGGAGCATGTTCGTAGATATCAATGAAGCGACAACTGGCAATGTCTCATTTGAAGATGACTCAAAGATACCGGTCAAAGGCAAAGGTAAAATTCTTATACGCTTAAAGAATGGGAGTCATCAATTCATATCCAATGTCTATTATGTTCCTAACATGAAGAATAATATTTTGAGCTTGGGACAATTATTAGAGAAAGGCTATGACATCCACTTGAAAGAACATAGTATTTTCTTAAGAGATTGTAGGCATAACTTGATTGCTAAGATGCCTATGTCAAATAATAGAATGTTCCTCTTGAACATTCAAAATGATGTTGCAAAGTGTCTCAAGACTTGTTATACCAACTCTTCATGGCTATGGCATCTACGATTCGGACATCTCAACTTCGATAGTCTAAAATGTTTGTCAAAAAAGGAAATGGTGAGAGGCTTGCTTAGTATAAACCACCCAGACCAACTATGTGAAGGATGTCTAGTCGGGAAGCAATTCCGGAAAAGATTTCCAAAGGAATAA
- the LOC127125961 gene encoding elongation factor G-2, mitochondrial: MAGFSAQRLLYAFCSSSATAAGSLIGGTFHPRQFSAGNVARATAAKIDKEPWWKESMEKVRNIGISAHIDSGKTTLTERVLFYTGQIHKMHEVRGKDGCGARMDSMVLERKKGITIKSAATYCNWKGSKINIIDTPGHVDFTIEVERALRVIDGAILLLCSVGGVQSQSITVDRQMRRYQVPRIAFINKLDRMGADPWKVLNQARSKLRHHTAAVQVPIGLENEFTGLIDLVKLKAYYFEGPHGNDVVVKQVPSNMEAFVADKRRQLIEAVSEVDDILAEAFLSDDTISDADLDEAIRRATIARKFIPVFMGSAVKNKGVQPLLDGVLSYLPCPIEVRNYALDQSNNEEKVELTGSPDAPLVALAFKLEQTQSGQLTYLRIYDGVIRKGGFIFNVNTGKNIKISRLFQMHSDEMHDIQEAHAGQIVAVFGPECASGDTFTDGSVKYTMTSMAIPEPVMSLAVQPVLQDSGGKFSKALNRFQREDPTFRVGLDPESGQTIISGMGEMHLQIYIERIMMEYNIATSVGKPRVNFRETITQRATFDYLHKKQSGGQGQYARVIGYIEPLPGAKFEFENMLVGQAIPSNFMPAIEKGFKEAANSGALIGHPVDNLRVVLTDGAAHAVDSSELAFKLASICAFRQCYGASKPVILEPIMLVELKVPTEFQGAVAGELNKRKGVIVGNDQDGDDSIIRAHVPLNNIFGYSTVLRSMTQGKGEFTMEYKEHSAVSHDVQTQLINTYKGNKAAE; the protein is encoded by the coding sequence ATGGCAGGCTTCTCCGCGCAACGTCTTCTTTACGCATTCTGCTCCTCCTCCGCCACAGCGGCGGGGTCCCTCATCGGTGGCACTTTCCACCCACGACAGTTTTCAGCGGGGAACGTGGCTCGCGCGACGGCGGCGAAAATTGATAAGGAGCCTTGGTGGAAGGAGTCTATGGAAAAGGTTCGCAACATTGGGATCTCAGCGCACATTGATTCCGGGAAGACAACGTTGACGGAGCGGGTACTGTTCTACACTGGTCAGATCCACAAGATGCACGAAGTTCGCGGGAAAGATGGCTGTGGTGCGAGGATGGATAGTATGGTTTTGGAGAGAAAGAAGGGAATCACCATTAAGTCTGCTGCTACTTATTGTAATTGGAAAGGCTCTAAGATCAACATAATTGACACGCCTGGTCACGTTGATTTCACCATTGAAGTCGAGAGGGCTTTGCGTGTTATTGACGGCGCCATTCTTCTTCTTTGTAGTGTTGGTGGTGTGCAAAGTCAGTCCATTACTGTTGATCGCCAAATGAGAAGATACCAAGTTCCGAGAATTGCGTTTATCAATAAGCTTGATCGAATGGGAGCTGATCCATGGAAAGTTTTAAACCAGGCTAGGTCTAAGCTTCGCCATCATACTGCTGCAGTTCAAGTTCCAATAGGTTTGGAGAATGAATTCACGGGACTTATTGATCTTGTCAAGTTAAAGGCCTACTATTTTGAAGGTCCACATGGCAATGACGTTGTCGTTAAACAAGTTCCTTCAAACATGGAAGCTTTCGTGGCCGATAAAAGACGCCAACTCATAGAAGCAGTGTCAGAGGTTGATGATATACTTGCCGAAGCTTTTCTCAGCGACGACACCATTTCAGATGCTGATCTTGACGAAGCAATTCGCAGGGCTACCATAGCTCGGAAATTTATACCGGTTTTCATGGGCAGTGCTGTCAAAAACAAGGGGGTACAACCACTTTTGGATGGTGTACTTAGTTATTTGCCATGTCCAATTGAAGTTAGAAATTATGCTCTTGACCAATCTAACAATGAAGAGAAGGTTGAGCTTACCGGAAGTCCTGATGCACCCCTTGTAGCATTGGCTTTCAAGTTGGAGCAAACACAGTCGGGACAGTTAACCTATCTAAGAATTTATGACGGCGTCATTCGTAAGGGTGGTTTTATTTTTAATGTCAACACAGGTAAGAATATTAAGATTTCTCGTCTGTTTCAAATGCATTCTGATGAAATGCATGACATTCAAGAGGCCCATGCTGGTCAAATAGTTGCGGTGTTTGGGCCGGAATGTGCATCAGGAGATACTTTTACTGATGGGTCAGTTAAGTACACAATGACTTCTATGGCTATTCCTGAACCCGTGATGTCATTAGCGGTACAACCTGTCTTGCAAGATTCTGGAGGGAAATTTTCAAAAGCTTTGAACCGTTTCCAGAGAGAGGATCCTACTTTCCGTGTTGGCTTGGATCCGGAGAGTGGGCAGACAATCATTTCTGGTATGGGAGAAATGCATTTACAGATTTATATTGAACGCATTATGATGGAGTACAACATTGCTACTTCAGTTGGAAAACCTCGTGTGAACTTCAGAGAAACTATTACTCAACGTGCTACTTTTGATTATTTACATAAGAAGCAATCCGGTGGACAAGGACAATATGCAAGGGTGATTGGTTATATTGAACCACTTCCTGGAGCTaagtttgaatttgaaaacaTGCTTGTTGGTCAAGCTATTCCATCAAATTTTATGCCTGCAATTGAAAAAGGCTTTAAAGAAGCTGCCAACTCTGGTGCCTTAATCGGACATCCAGTTGACAATCTCCGAGTTGTCTTGACAGATGGCGCTGCTCATGCTGTTGACTCCAGTGAACTTGCCTTTAAACTGGCTTCTATCTGTGCTTTTAGACAGTGTTACGGAGCTTCTAAACCAGTTATATTAGAACCTATCATGCTTGTTGAGTTGAAAGTACCCACAGAATTTCAAGGAGCTGTCGCTGGTGAATTGAACAAGAGAAAAGGTGTGATTGTTGGCAATGATCAAGATGGGGATGATTCTATCATTAGAGCTCATGTCCCTCTTAACAATATCTTTGGGTATTCTACAGTTCTTCGTTCGATGACACAGGGAAAGGGTGAATTCACAATGGAATATAAGGAACATTCAGCTGTTTCTCATGATGTTCAAACCCAATTGATAAACACATACAAGGGCAATAAGGCAGCTGAATGA